The genomic stretch AGCTTTTCATCACATATGATACGATATTGCGTTGTCACATGCTGTTGTCCCCTGAGTAAAATGTGGTGTCAATTGAGACTGCCAACCTACTCCACGAAGTAAACAATCCTGGCGGTAGTGGCAGGATGTTTGTCCCTGAACTTTCTTCGTAGAGTAGGCTAGCAGTCTCAATTGACACCACAAGCCATATTAAGCAATTACTCGTCACACCTGAACCCTGGCTTCATGATCGCAAACATCCATTATACATAGAAGCCATGAAGACCGGCAGCCGTTTAGGGCAATCACATTGTCGATGCTTGCCAAGAATCTCAGCATTAGGATGACCGACTCGATTGTGGCTCGTTGATGCATCAGCACGGCTCAATGTCTTCCTCTCCGTATACAGACTGCCATACACAcatcttttgcttcattAGTTTAATAACCTAACAAATATAATAAAGGCACATATAAAGGTATTCAAAAAATTTgtatataaaaactaatgCCATGGTATCATTGCTCAACAAtttagcaaaaaaaaaaaaaaaaggaaaagccaagcaaaagcCTAGATAGTAACAGTTTTCATCATGAAAGTATGCTTCGTAAACTCATGGCTTTGCCTCCCACCCAATCTACCTATCCCCCATCCTCTAATgcgccgccatcttggcgAAAATTTCCTGGGCAGTTCTCTTAACAATACCACCAGTCACAGGCAAGTTGGTGCAAGCCTCGAGATACAAATCCACCTCACGAGCAGCCATGCGGCCCTCGTTGATGCCCCAAACAATGAGCGACTGACCGCGGCGCGCATCACCCGCAGCAAACACGCCATCCACGTTGGTGCTGTACTTTCCAGGAGCGGTCTTGACGTTCTTGCGAGCGTccttctcaatctcgtctCCCAAAACGCGAGCCTCGGGTCCGAGGAAACCCATGGCCAGCAGGACAAGGTCAGCAGGGAAGAATTGCTCAGAGccctcaatcttcttcatgtCCCAACCGCCACTGGGGTTCTTAGTCCACTCGACACGGACAGTGCTGATGCCCTTGACCTTGCCGCTACCGTCGTCAAGGAATTCCTCGGACATAATGCAGTACTCACGAGGGTCCTTGCCGTCATGCTGGCGGACTTCCGTGTGGCCATAGTCGACACGGTAAATTCGGGGCCACTGAGGCCAAGGGTTGTCGTTGGCTCGCTCATCCGGAGGCTGGGGCAGCAGCTCAAAGTTGGTGACAGACTTGGCACCGTGACGAACCGAGGTACCAATGCAGTCGTTACCGgtatcaccaccaccaatgaCAACAACATGTTTGCCCTTGGCGGAAATGTAGGAGTTGTCGGCGAGCTGGGAGTCGAGAAGAGACTTGGTGTTCTTATGTAGGAACTCCATGGCATAGTGAATGCCCTCCAAGTTGCGTCCCTTGATAGGTAGGTCGCGAGCGACGGTAGCACCAGTGGCAATGACAACAGCATCATTGCTAGCCCGAAGTTCGGTGAGTGAAGGCTGGCCCTCAGCACCAATGGCTACGCCCGTCTTGAAGTTGATGCCCTCAGAGGCCATGAAATCAGTTCGACGCTTGACGATTCGCTTGTCCAACTTCATGTTGGGAATTCCGTACATCAAGAGACCGCCCAGACGATCGGCACGCTCATACACTGTCACGGTGTGGCCAGCTCGGTTGAGCTGGTCTGCGGCAGCCAGACCGGCAGGACCGGATCCGATAATAgcaatcttcttgccagTTCGGACCTCAGGGGGCCGGGGCACCATCCAGCCCATCTCAAAACCGCGGTCGATGATGGCGCACTCAATTGACTTGATACCAACAGGGTCACTGTTGATACCCAACACACAAGCGCCCTCACAAGGGGCAGGGCAGACACGACCGGTGAACTCGGGGAAGTTGTTGGTCATGAGGAGACGGTTGAGAGCATCCTTCCACTGGTTCTGGAAAACAAGCTCATTCCACTTGGGGatgatgttggagatggGACAGCCGGTATCAGACTGGCAGAAGGGAACACCGCAGTCCATGCAACGGGCAGACTGGTACTTgagctcatcttcgtcaagaCGTGAGCTGATCTCAGCCCAATCCTTGGTTCGAGTAGCAACGGAGCGGTACTTCTCCGTGCGGCGAGCGTACTTCATGAAACCCTTGGTCTTATCAAGCACCAGAgcccgcttcttcttctcagctgAGCTGTCTCCAATGGCCTCTTCCATATCCTGGAGCTTGGCGGCTTTGTCGTCCTTCTTGCCATGCACACCAGAAACGGCGGGGAGGTTGTACTCGGCACGCTTGGCTTCGGCAGCCTTGgtggcctcctcttccaagaCACGCTTGTAATCCGTGGGGAGAACCTTCACGAACCGAGGCAGAGCACGGTTGAAGTCGACCAAGATACGGGCCGCTCGCTCGGATCCAGTGTAGTGATGGTGGTCCTCGATTAGGCCGCGGACGTAGGCAATCTCAGTAGGATCTTCGAGAGGGCCATACTCAACCATTTCGGTATTGAGCTTGGTATGGAAGTCCTTGTGGATATCCAAAACGTACGCAATACCGCCAGACATACCTGCGGCGAAGTTACGGCCAGTGCTGCCAAGAATGACAACCCGTCCACCAGTCATGTACTCGCATCCGTGGTCACCAACACCCTCAACAACAGCGGTAGCACCGGAGTTACGAACGGCGAAtcgctcagcagcaacaccacGGAAGAAGCATGTTCCGGCAGTGGCACCGTACAGACAGACGTTACCGATCAGAATATTCTCCTCGGCCTTGAAGACAGCGGAACGAGGGGGATAGACGATCAGGCGACCACCAGACAGGCCCTTGCCGACATAATCGTTAGAATCACCCTCTAATTCGAGAGTGACACCTGGTGCGAGGAAAGCACCAAAAGATTGACCGGCAGATCCCTTGATGTTGACATGAACCGTATCAAGAGGCAGACCCTCTCCACCATATCTCTTCGAGATTTGGTAAGACAGTGAAGTGCCCATAGCACGGTCGGTGTTGACAATGTCACACTCAATTCGGGACGGAAGTCCCTTGTCGAGAGTCAACTCGGCTTCAGAGATGAGCTTGTTATCCAATCGGACGTAAAGCTTGTGGTCCTGCTTGCGGACGTTGAAGGTGGCGACGCCAGGGCGGAGCCTGTGGGCAGGAGTCAGCAACAGAGACAGGTCAATGTTGGCGGTCTTCTTGGTGCGCAGATCGTCTCGCATCTTGAGGACTTCAACGCGTCCAACCATCTCATTAATGGTTCGGAAAcccagcttggccatgatggctcGGAGCTCGTTGGCTACATAGTAGAAGAAGTTGATAACGTGCTCAGGAGTACCATTAAACTTCTGGCGAAGTTCGGGGTCCTGGGTAGCGATACCGACAGGACAGGTGTTAAGATGGCATTTGCGCATCATAATGCAGCCCATGGCAACCAGAGGAGCGGTGGCAAAACCCCATTCTTCAGCACCGAGCAGACAAGCAATGGCGACATCGCGACCAGTTCGGAGCTGACCATCAGTCTGTACCACAACACGACCACGGAGATCGTTAAGAACCAGCGTCTGGTGAGTTTCAGCAAGACCCAGCTCCCAGGGGAGACCGGCATATTTGATACCGGTCCATCGAGAAGCACCGGTACCACCATCATGACCAGAGATCAAGATGTgatcggccttggccttggccacACCAGAAGCGACAATACCCACGCCAACCTCCGACACCAGCTTGACTGACACGCGAGAACGGGGGCTCGAGCACTTCAGATCATAAATCAGCTGCTTAAGATCCTCGATGGAGTAAATATCGTGGTGGGGAGGAGGCGAGATAAGTCCGACACCAGGTGTAGAGTGACGAGTGCGGGCGATGGACCTGGAGACTTTGTGACCAGGAAGCTCACCACCCTCACCGGGCTTGGCACCCTGGGCCATCTTAATCTGAAGCTCGTCGGAGTCGGCGAGATACGCAGAGGTGACACCGAATCGACCAGAGGCAACTTGTTTGATAGCAGAACGCATGGTGTCGCCGTTGGGGAGACGCTGGGATCGCTCCGGATCCTCACCACCCTCACCAGTGTTGGACTTGCCGCCCAATCGGTTCATGGCAACGGCAAGCGTAGAGTGAGACTCCATGGAAATAGAACCGTAGGACATGGCACCAGTGCAGAAGCGGCGGACGATGTCAGTCCATGGCTCAACTTGGTCAATGGGGACGGGATTGCAGTCGTCAAACTTGAAATCCAGCAGACCACGCAGAGTGCAAGACTTGATTTGCTCATACTCGCTTCGCGAGTAGGCCTCATATGACTTGTCATTCTTGGAACGGACTGCATCTTGAaggttggcgatggcagTTGGGTCGTTGACGTGCGCCTCGCCACCATCGCGCCAGTGGTATTCACCAGACTCCGGGAGAGCCTTGATGCCGACAGTGTAGCGGGAGGGGAAACCAAGTTCATGGAACCGGAAGGCGTCTTCAGCGATAAGTTCAAAGGTAAGACCCTGGATGCGCGAAGCCGTACCCCTAAAGCACCTCTCAACAACTGACTCATCGAGGCCAAGAGCTTCGAAAATCTGAGCGCCCTTGTAAGAGGCCAGGGTAGAGATACCCATCTTGCTCATAACTTTCAGGATACCACCGTCGCAAGAGTGCTTGTAGTTGCGGATGAGCTCATCTTCAGTTAGCTTCTTCTTAAGAAGACCTTCTCTGCTGAGCTTGAGGATGCACTCCATGGCAAGGTAAGGGTTGATGGCATCGGCACCATAGCCGAGCAGCACGCACATGTGGTGGACTTCACGAGCCTCAGCAGTCTCGACCACTATAGCCGCCATTGATCGCCACTTGTTGCTGacgaggtggtggtggaccATGCCAGACGCCAAGAGAGCAGACACGGCAACACGATCGGCAGACAGGCCTCGGTCAGACAAGACAATGATTCGGTCACGCGCTTCAATGGCCGCAGTAGCCTCTTTACAGATCTCATCCAGATGCTTCAAGTAGCCCTCAACACCCTCAGACTTGGGGTAGGTCAGGTCAATTGTCTTGACAGTCCACTCAGGGTGGATGGAGGACATGTTCTTGATGGCATTGAATTCGGGAATGGACAAGATGGGACTGGGAAGAAGCAAGCGGCCACACTGAGAggcatccatctccagcaggtTGCCCTGAGGTCCAACGTAGCACTCCAGTGACATGACAATGGATTCTCGAATGGGGTCAATGGGCGGGTTGGTGACCTGGGCAAAGAGCTGTCGGAAGTACTCGTAGAGAAGGCGCGGCGAATCAGTCAAGCAAGCCAGGGGAGCGTCATTGCCCATGGAACCCAAAGCTTCCTTT from Trichoderma atroviride chromosome 3, complete sequence encodes the following:
- a CDS encoding uncharacterized protein (MEROPS:MER1054487), with translation MGYLEDFDDRQIELDAEKEEYHPYEYQDKNNDSWAGALPVKQGLYDPSYEKDACGVGFACHIKGKASHKIVSDARNLLCNMTHRGAVGSDARDGDGAGVMTSIPHRFFIKNFEREENIKLPPLGQYAVGNLFFKPDEETFEESKRQLEDVAESLGLRVLGWRRPPVDSSLLGPAAKSREPIIAQPFVVLASAYGTGNAPETTDPAQFDERYFERQLYVLRKRATHTIGLHNWFYLCSLSNKNIVYKGQLAPVQVYSYYHDLVNADYEAHFALVHSRFSTNTFPSWDRAQPLRWAAHNGEINTLRGNKNWMRAREGVMQSDIFKEELEMMYPIVEDGGSDSAAFDNVLELLTINGVLSLPEAVMLMVPEAWQGNDSMDPKKAAFYEWAACQMEPWDGPALFTFADGRYCGANLDRNGLRPCRFYVMDDDRIICASEVGTIPVEPESVIQKGRLQPGRMLLVDTQAGRIIDDAELKAAVANRHDFRSWLDSELITLPKTLETLEAKFDLAAKPDAARFQEDPLMLAFGYTHEQVSLLLAPMAADEKEALGSMGNDAPLACLTDSPRLLYEYFRQLFAQVTNPPIDPIRESIVMSLECYVGPQGNLLEMDASQCGRLLLPSPILSIPEFNAIKNMSSIHPEWTVKTIDLTYPKSEGVEGYLKHLDEICKEATAAIEARDRIIVLSDRGLSADRVAVSALLASGMVHHHLVSNKWRSMAAIVVETAEAREVHHMCVLLGYGADAINPYLAMECILKLSREGLLKKKLTEDELIRNYKHSCDGGILKVMSKMGISTLASYKGAQIFEALGLDESVVERCFRGTASRIQGLTFELIAEDAFRFHELGFPSRYTVGIKALPESGEYHWRDGGEAHVNDPTAIANLQDAVRSKNDKSYEAYSRSEYEQIKSCTLRGLLDFKFDDCNPVPIDQVEPWTDIVRRFCTGAMSYGSISMESHSTLAVAMNRLGGKSNTGEGGEDPERSQRLPNGDTMRSAIKQVASGRFGVTSAYLADSDELQIKMAQGAKPGEGGELPGHKVSRSIARTRHSTPGVGLISPPPHHDIYSIEDLKQLIYDLKCSSPRSRVSVKLVSEVGVGIVASGVAKAKADHILISGHDGGTGASRWTGIKYAGLPWELGLAETHQTLVLNDLRGRVVVQTDGQLRTGRDVAIACLLGAEEWGFATAPLVAMGCIMMRKCHLNTCPVGIATQDPELRQKFNGTPEHVINFFYYVANELRAIMAKLGFRTINEMVGRVEVLKMRDDLRTKKTANIDLSLLLTPAHRLRPGVATFNVRKQDHKLYVRLDNKLISEAELTLDKGLPSRIECDIVNTDRAMGTSLSYQISKRYGGEGLPLDTVHVNIKGSAGQSFGAFLAPGVTLELEGDSNDYVGKGLSGGRLIVYPPRSAVFKAEENILIGNVCLYGATAGTCFFRGVAAERFAVRNSGATAVVEGVGDHGCEYMTGGRVVILGSTGRNFAAGMSGGIAYVLDIHKDFHTKLNTEMVEYGPLEDPTEIAYVRGLIEDHHHYTGSERAARILVDFNRALPRFVKVLPTDYKRVLEEEATKAAEAKRAEYNLPAVSGVHGKKDDKAAKLQDMEEAIGDSSAEKKKRALVLDKTKGFMKYARRTEKYRSVATRTKDWAEISSRLDEDELKYQSARCMDCGVPFCQSDTGCPISNIIPKWNELVFQNQWKDALNRLLMTNNFPEFTGRVCPAPCEGACVLGINSDPVGIKSIECAIIDRGFEMGWMVPRPPEVRTGKKIAIIGSGPAGLAAADQLNRAGHTVTVYERADRLGGLLMYGIPNMKLDKRIVKRRTDFMASEGINFKTGVAIGAEGQPSLTELRASNDAVVIATGATVARDLPIKGRNLEGIHYAMEFLHKNTKSLLDSQLADNSYISAKGKHVVVIGGGDTGNDCIGTSVRHGAKSVTNFELLPQPPDERANDNPWPQWPRIYRVDYGHTEVRQHDGKDPREYCIMSEEFLDDGSGKVKGISTVRVEWTKNPSGGWDMKKIEGSEQFFPADLVLLAMGFLGPEARVLGDEIEKDARKNVKTAPGKYSTNVDGVFAAGDARRGQSLIVWGINEGRMAAREVDLYLEACTNLPVTGGIVKRTAQEIFAKMAAH